From the Candidatus Bathyarchaeia archaeon genome, one window contains:
- a CDS encoding DUF5752 family protein → MSIKKKKTPKNRKSKINVDPSRILRTVSENEAFYFYEDIGKPTGENARNLIDFLEKIKSAKLETIIFHHQRKDFKNWIEKTLGDSELAKKIERLNPSYDDKLRTQIQTTIESRLKELTGTTVTIWVNDNLTVASSSRTS, encoded by the coding sequence ATGAGTATAAAAAAGAAGAAAACTCCAAAAAACAGAAAATCAAAAATTAACGTAGACCCATCAAGAATTCTAAGAACCGTAAGCGAGAACGAAGCCTTCTATTTCTACGAAGACATTGGAAAACCAACAGGAGAAAATGCCAGAAACCTCATCGATTTCCTTGAAAAAATAAAATCTGCAAAACTGGAAACAATAATATTTCACCACCAGAGAAAGGATTTCAAAAACTGGATTGAAAAAACTCTTGGCGACTCTGAGCTTGCCAAAAAAATAGAAAGGCTAAACCCTTCATACGATGACAAACTTAGAACACAAATTCAGACAACCATTGAAAGCCGCCTAAAAGAGTTAACAGGGACAACTGTAACAATATGGGTTAACGACAACTTAACTGTGGCTTCCTCAAGCCGCACATCGTAG
- a CDS encoding RtcB family protein, with the protein MEEGEGRAPSEKVPLEKLDNYMWRIPKYKPGMRVPGVVFADKNLLEKMQTDRTLEQCANVAHLPGIYKYSITLPDGHEGYGFPIGGVAATDYDEGVISPGGVGYDINCGVRLLTTNLSEEDIRPKLADLSNTIFENVPCGLGSRRKDLKVTAHDLDRLVVEGVQWVIDQGLGWHEDAEHCEERGCMKNANPDKVSTTAKNRGLTQIGTLGSGNHFLEIQKIDKIYDSTIAKTFGITHEGQVTAMIHCGSRGFGHQICSDYLRVMERAVHKYKIALPDRELACAPGNSNEAEDYYQAMACAVNYAFANRQAIMHWVRQSFQQVFKQDPEKFGLKLVYDVAHNIAKIENHRVNGDQKKVWVHRKGATRAFPPMHPEIPPDYRSAGQPVLIPGSMGTSSWLLVGTEKAMQLSFGSTAHGAGRMLSRNAAKRRFWGGDIKKALEQRGIYVRAASSVVLAEEADPAYKNVDVVADVSDKVGIATKVARIVPLAVVKG; encoded by the coding sequence ATGGAAGAAGGAGAAGGTCGTGCTCCTTCAGAAAAAGTTCCACTCGAAAAACTAGACAATTACATGTGGCGAATCCCAAAATACAAGCCAGGCATGCGCGTTCCAGGCGTTGTTTTCGCAGACAAAAACTTACTTGAGAAGATGCAAACAGACCGCACACTCGAACAATGCGCAAACGTTGCACACTTACCGGGCATTTACAAGTATTCCATAACTTTACCAGACGGTCATGAAGGCTACGGTTTCCCAATAGGCGGTGTCGCCGCAACAGACTATGATGAAGGAGTCATCAGTCCAGGTGGTGTAGGCTACGACATAAACTGTGGAGTGCGTTTGTTAACCACAAATCTCTCAGAAGAGGACATAAGACCAAAACTTGCTGACCTGTCAAACACAATCTTTGAGAATGTGCCTTGCGGACTTGGAAGCCGCAGAAAAGACCTCAAAGTAACAGCACATGATTTAGATAGGCTTGTTGTTGAAGGTGTTCAATGGGTTATTGACCAAGGTTTAGGTTGGCATGAAGATGCTGAGCACTGTGAAGAGCGAGGGTGCATGAAAAACGCAAATCCAGACAAAGTTTCAACAACAGCTAAAAACAGAGGACTAACGCAAATCGGCACGTTAGGCTCAGGAAACCACTTCCTCGAAATCCAGAAAATCGACAAAATCTACGATTCCACAATAGCCAAAACCTTTGGAATCACACATGAAGGTCAAGTAACAGCCATGATCCACTGTGGTTCTAGAGGTTTTGGCCATCAAATATGTTCAGACTATCTGCGAGTTATGGAAAGAGCCGTGCACAAATACAAGATTGCTCTGCCTGACAGAGAGCTTGCTTGTGCACCGGGAAACAGCAACGAAGCCGAAGATTATTATCAAGCAATGGCTTGCGCCGTGAACTATGCGTTTGCTAATCGTCAAGCAATAATGCATTGGGTTAGACAGAGTTTCCAGCAAGTCTTCAAGCAGGACCCGGAAAAGTTTGGGCTAAAACTTGTTTATGACGTAGCCCACAACATTGCAAAAATAGAAAACCATAGGGTTAATGGCGACCAAAAGAAAGTTTGGGTTCACAGAAAAGGCGCAACCAGAGCTTTTCCACCTATGCATCCAGAAATTCCGCCAGATTACCGTTCTGCTGGGCAACCTGTGCTTATTCCTGGTAGCATGGGGACAAGTTCTTGGCTTTTAGTAGGCACAGAAAAAGCTATGCAGCTAAGTTTCGGTTCCACAGCGCATGGTGCTGGAAGAATGCTAAGTCGGAATGCTGCCAAGCGACGATTCTGGGGTGGCGACATCAAGAAGGCTTTGGAACAACGTGGAATCTATGTTAGAGCTGCAAGTTCGGTGGTTTTGGCTGAAGAAGCAGACCCAGCTTACAAGAATGTGGATGTAGTTGCCGATGTCAGCGACAAAGTTGGAATTGCAACGAAAGTCGCGCGGATTGTTCCTTTGGCAGTTGTGAAGGGCTAA
- a CDS encoding carboxymuconolactone decarboxylase family protein, whose protein sequence is MNKRILSVGNLGIKRFFALDSRVYEKGALDVKTKELLGLVASTVLRCNDCIAYHVIRCVQEGVSEEEFFEALNIALVVGGSITIPHLRCAVEMFDQCKKKQRKGQL, encoded by the coding sequence ATGAATAAGCGCATTTTGTCTGTTGGCAATTTGGGGATTAAGCGGTTTTTTGCTTTGGATTCGCGTGTGTATGAGAAGGGTGCTTTGGATGTTAAAACGAAGGAACTGCTTGGCTTAGTAGCTTCAACTGTATTGCGTTGCAATGATTGTATAGCTTATCATGTTATTCGTTGCGTTCAGGAAGGGGTTTCGGAAGAAGAGTTTTTCGAAGCCTTGAACATCGCGCTTGTTGTTGGCGGTTCGATTACTATTCCTCATTTGCGTTGTGCAGTAGAAATGTTTGACCAGTGCAAGAAAAAACAGCGCAAAGGTCAGCTGTAA
- a CDS encoding nucleoside monophosphate kinase, giving the protein MKALIFGAPGSGKGTYASRLQTKLGVDVIAMGDIFREIMKENTSLGRKVKGYVEKGLLVPDDVVIEVLKNRLAKAQSAKGFILDGYPRTIEQAKALDKIVKIDVVIQLTVPDWIIIERLSTRRICKNCGEVYNLRYLKPKKDMVCDKCGGPLYQRPDDTPDVIKNRIDVYERQTQPILQYYREKKVPFVEFKCEKIDLPPDVAVEEIMKGLKQLKMV; this is encoded by the coding sequence TTGAAGGCGTTGATTTTCGGTGCGCCAGGTTCTGGTAAGGGAACATATGCTTCGCGGTTACAAACTAAGCTGGGTGTTGACGTGATTGCTATGGGCGACATTTTTCGGGAAATAATGAAGGAAAATACTTCCTTGGGAAGGAAGGTGAAGGGATACGTTGAGAAGGGCTTGCTGGTTCCAGATGATGTCGTAATTGAAGTTTTGAAAAATCGCTTAGCAAAGGCGCAGTCAGCGAAAGGTTTCATTTTGGATGGCTATCCACGCACGATTGAGCAAGCGAAAGCGTTGGATAAGATTGTGAAGATAGATGTTGTTATTCAATTGACTGTGCCAGACTGGATAATTATTGAGCGCTTGTCTACGCGGAGAATTTGCAAGAACTGCGGTGAAGTCTACAACTTGCGCTATTTAAAACCAAAAAAGGACATGGTATGCGACAAATGTGGTGGACCACTTTATCAGCGTCCAGATGACACGCCGGATGTGATTAAGAATAGGATTGATGTTTACGAGCGACAAACTCAGCCTATTCTGCAGTATTATAGGGAAAAGAAGGTTCCTTTTGTGGAGTTTAAATGTGAGAAGATTGATTTGCCGCCTGACGTGGCTGTTGAAGAAATTATGAAAGGTTTGAAGCAGTTGAAGATGGTTTAG
- a CDS encoding 6-phosphofructokinase, which yields MKVGVLSGGGDAPGINAVIRAVVRKGIQNYGYEIVGIKDGWRGLLEDEFLPLNLNAVSGILPRGGSILGTSRTNPFKREKGPETIMKNIEKAGVDAVVVIGGDDTLSVAYKMGTFGLKCVGVPKTIDNDLSGTDYTFGFNTAVAIATEALDRLHTTAEAHNRVIILEVMGRYTGHIALEVGLAGGADVILIPEKPFDIDEVCRYIRRRQERGRNFSLIVVAEGAKPKGGKEIVYSESIDEFGHISLGGVGYFLGKEIEKCTGIETRVVVLGHLQRGGSPTAFDRILATRFGIAAIDLVHEGKFGLMVAVQGNKIVSVSLKDVVGKRKPVDLELYEIASVFFG from the coding sequence ATGAAGGTTGGAGTTTTAAGTGGTGGAGGCGATGCTCCGGGAATTAACGCTGTTATTCGAGCGGTTGTTAGGAAAGGTATTCAGAATTATGGTTATGAGATTGTAGGTATAAAAGATGGCTGGCGTGGACTGCTTGAGGACGAATTTTTGCCCTTAAATTTGAATGCTGTCTCGGGTATTCTTCCGCGTGGTGGCTCCATATTAGGCACTTCAAGGACGAATCCGTTTAAACGTGAAAAGGGACCAGAGACAATTATGAAAAACATTGAAAAGGCTGGTGTTGACGCTGTGGTTGTTATTGGCGGCGACGACACGTTAAGTGTAGCCTACAAGATGGGAACTTTTGGGCTCAAATGCGTGGGTGTTCCAAAAACTATTGATAATGATTTGTCTGGTACTGATTACACTTTTGGCTTTAACACGGCTGTTGCAATTGCCACTGAAGCTCTTGACAGGCTTCATACGACTGCAGAAGCTCACAATCGGGTAATAATTCTCGAGGTTATGGGAAGATACACTGGTCACATTGCTTTGGAAGTGGGACTTGCTGGTGGTGCAGATGTTATTTTGATTCCGGAGAAACCTTTTGACATAGATGAAGTTTGCAGGTATATTAGGCGTAGGCAGGAGCGTGGCAGAAACTTCAGTTTGATTGTTGTTGCTGAAGGTGCAAAACCGAAGGGTGGAAAAGAAATTGTTTACAGTGAAAGCATAGACGAGTTTGGGCACATAAGCCTTGGCGGTGTTGGTTATTTTCTTGGGAAAGAAATTGAAAAGTGTACGGGCATAGAAACACGTGTAGTAGTTTTGGGGCATCTTCAACGCGGCGGTTCTCCAACAGCTTTTGACAGAATATTAGCCACGCGGTTTGGGATAGCCGCCATAGACCTTGTTCATGAAGGAAAGTTTGGGCTCATGGTTGCTGTTCAAGGGAACAAGATTGTTTCGGTTTCGCTTAAAGACGTGGTTGGTAAGCGTAAACCTGTGGATTTGGAACTTTATGAAATAGCGAGCGTGTTTTTCGGTTAA
- a CDS encoding MBL fold metallo-hydrolase — MHVSKLEEHLHLIDVETGGIENFVASYVLKGEQVVIVESGPIFSVPNLLSGLKQLNIKPEQVAYVAVSHIHLDHGGGAGALLKHLPKAKVVVHPRGAPHLVNPEKLWQQSKQVLGNITEIYGPPEPVPEERIIAANDGIILDVGDNVKLKVIETLGHASHHLSYYEPLTEGIFPGDAAGIYLNKIDVIVPTTPSPFRLDIALASLDKLINLKPKVLYYSHFGKAENAIEKLQAYSNQLKLWARIAKQGLENGEGLAAISKRILESDEAIRKAKDYIETHAVLSETVLGESVQGVVDFVAKFKQIPE; from the coding sequence ATGCACGTAAGCAAACTTGAAGAACACCTTCACCTCATCGATGTCGAAACCGGTGGAATCGAAAATTTCGTTGCAAGCTACGTCTTAAAAGGAGAACAAGTAGTAATAGTTGAGTCGGGTCCAATTTTTTCTGTTCCTAATTTACTTTCTGGACTGAAACAATTAAACATAAAACCCGAACAAGTAGCGTATGTAGCAGTTTCGCACATTCACCTTGACCATGGTGGAGGAGCAGGAGCACTGTTAAAGCATCTGCCTAAAGCAAAAGTTGTCGTTCATCCAAGAGGCGCACCACACTTAGTGAACCCGGAAAAACTTTGGCAACAATCAAAGCAAGTTCTCGGAAACATAACTGAAATTTATGGGCCGCCAGAACCTGTTCCAGAAGAGAGAATCATCGCAGCAAATGATGGCATAATTCTCGACGTTGGAGACAATGTTAAATTAAAAGTCATAGAAACCTTAGGGCATGCATCACATCATTTAAGCTACTATGAACCGTTAACTGAAGGCATTTTTCCCGGAGACGCTGCAGGAATTTACCTAAACAAGATTGATGTGATTGTGCCAACAACTCCTTCGCCTTTCCGTTTAGACATTGCTTTGGCATCTTTAGATAAACTAATTAATCTAAAGCCTAAGGTTTTATATTATAGCCATTTTGGCAAGGCAGAAAATGCCATAGAAAAGCTTCAAGCCTACTCGAATCAACTTAAGCTTTGGGCAAGAATCGCGAAGCAAGGTTTAGAAAACGGAGAAGGTTTGGCGGCTATAAGCAAAAGGATACTTGAAAGTGATGAAGCGATTAGAAAAGCTAAAGATTACATTGAGACACATGCTGTTTTAAGCGAAACTGTGCTTGGCGAAAGCGTGCAAGGCGTTGTTGATTTTGTGGCAAAGTTTAAGCAAATTCCAGAATGA
- a CDS encoding ATP-dependent 6-phosphofructokinase has translation MKTIGVVTSGGDAPGMNAAIRAVTRLAYAKDFQVLGFEKGWEGLMTSTFRALTPRSVGGIMQLGGTILLTSRCPHFRKPESIKKAAETLASNKVDGLIVIGGNGSFKAANELSQKTNTLIVGVPATIDNDVYGTDETIGFDTAVNTAVAEIDKIRDTAISHERIFIVEVMGRTRGFLALTVGITVGAETILVPEVKTPIEEILRNIKENSEKGKRSGIIVAAEGIGDTRKIANEIETRTGAEVRLSIIGYAQRGGSPTARSRLLASLFANEAVELLAKGQGNRIVGLQNGKITSIELEKSCQTEKPLDLSLLKMARTLAT, from the coding sequence TTGAAAACCATTGGCGTGGTTACAAGCGGCGGAGACGCACCCGGCATGAACGCCGCCATCCGAGCGGTCACACGCTTAGCCTACGCAAAGGACTTCCAAGTTTTGGGTTTTGAGAAGGGCTGGGAAGGCTTAATGACAAGCACGTTCAGAGCATTAACGCCACGTTCAGTAGGCGGCATAATGCAGTTAGGCGGCACAATCCTCCTAACTTCAAGGTGCCCCCACTTCAGAAAGCCAGAAAGCATCAAAAAAGCCGCTGAAACCCTCGCCTCAAACAAAGTAGACGGCTTAATTGTCATCGGCGGCAACGGCTCCTTCAAAGCAGCAAACGAACTAAGCCAAAAAACAAACACGCTCATCGTAGGCGTCCCAGCAACAATCGACAACGACGTTTACGGCACAGACGAAACCATAGGCTTCGATACCGCCGTGAACACTGCAGTAGCCGAAATCGACAAAATCCGCGACACCGCCATTTCCCACGAAAGAATCTTCATAGTCGAAGTCATGGGAAGAACAAGAGGCTTCCTAGCACTAACCGTGGGAATCACAGTCGGCGCCGAAACAATCCTAGTCCCAGAAGTCAAAACCCCAATAGAAGAAATCTTAAGGAACATTAAAGAAAACAGCGAAAAAGGAAAAAGGTCTGGCATAATAGTAGCCGCAGAAGGCATCGGCGACACACGCAAAATCGCAAACGAAATCGAAACACGCACAGGCGCAGAAGTAAGACTCAGCATAATAGGCTACGCACAAAGAGGCGGCTCTCCAACAGCCAGAAGCCGACTACTGGCCAGCCTATTCGCAAACGAAGCAGTCGAGCTATTGGCAAAAGGACAAGGAAACAGAATAGTTGGACTGCAAAACGGCAAAATAACCAGCATAGAGCTTGAAAAATCATGTCAGACAGAAAAGCCCTTAGACTTAAGCCTACTCAAAATGGCAAGAACACTGGCAACATAA
- the fba gene encoding class II fructose-1,6-bisphosphate aldolase, with protein sequence MLVTNKDLLVPASRKGYAVGAFNINNLEALLAVSEAAVEEKSPVIVAVTPSAIKYGGLAYLSEIVKTAAKSVPVPMSLHLDHGEDFETVSKCVGAGFTSVMIDGSFLKFEENVALTKRVVDLAHPKGVAVEAELGRLAGVEEKTVEEKEAVLTDPETAKEFVKKTGVDALAVAIGTSHGAYKFKAEPKLDFERLRQIREKVDVPLVLHGASSVPQWIIEKAVKYGAELAGAKGIPEEHIKKAISLGIAKINIDTDLRLAFTATVREVLAKSPKEFDPRKILGPAKEAMKEVVKGKMRLFGSSGKA encoded by the coding sequence ATGCTCGTAACTAACAAGGATTTGTTGGTGCCGGCTAGCCGGAAAGGCTATGCTGTTGGAGCCTTTAACATAAATAATTTGGAGGCTTTGCTGGCTGTTAGTGAGGCGGCTGTTGAGGAGAAATCGCCTGTTATAGTTGCTGTTACGCCGAGCGCGATTAAGTATGGTGGTTTGGCTTATCTATCCGAAATTGTGAAGACTGCTGCGAAATCGGTGCCAGTGCCAATGTCGCTTCACCTTGACCACGGCGAAGATTTTGAGACAGTTTCGAAGTGTGTTGGGGCTGGTTTCACGTCTGTTATGATTGATGGTTCCTTTTTGAAGTTTGAGGAGAATGTTGCTTTGACGAAGCGTGTGGTTGATTTGGCGCATCCGAAAGGGGTGGCGGTTGAGGCTGAGCTTGGAAGACTTGCGGGTGTGGAGGAGAAGACAGTTGAGGAGAAAGAGGCTGTATTGACAGACCCTGAAACGGCGAAAGAATTTGTTAAAAAAACTGGTGTGGATGCTCTTGCAGTGGCGATTGGGACGTCTCATGGTGCTTACAAGTTTAAGGCTGAACCGAAACTTGATTTTGAAAGGTTGAGGCAGATTAGGGAAAAGGTGGATGTGCCGCTTGTGTTACATGGTGCTTCAAGTGTTCCTCAGTGGATTATTGAGAAAGCCGTGAAATACGGCGCTGAATTGGCTGGGGCGAAGGGCATTCCAGAAGAGCACATTAAAAAGGCGATTTCTTTGGGAATTGCAAAAATAAACATTGACACTGATTTGAGATTGGCTTTTACAGCCACTGTCCGTGAAGTTTTGGCGAAATCGCCGAAGGAGTTTGACCCGAGAAAAATTTTGGGTCCAGCTAAGGAAGCAATGAAAGAGGTTGTTAAGGGTAAAATGCGGTTGTTTGGAAGCTCTGGAAAAGCATAG